The stretch of DNA ATTCAATATGGTGCTTCATTGTAGTATAAATAATTAAGGTGCATAGCTAAGTTGTTACATTTAATCAATACATTTGATTTTATTAGAGCCATGACTATGAAATATTTCATTACATTTTACTTAATTGTTGCAATGGCAATTCCACAAACCAAAGCTCAGCTTGGTATTCTCAATGATCTATTGGGTTCTGCTAATATTAAAGGAACTGTACTTTGCACTTCTAAGGATAATGTTGGTGTCAATGGTGCTTCAACCCCTGGTTTTTCAAGTAAGGCCATAATTCACATAACATTCATCTTGCTATGTTTATGACTTctactaaatttttattaaacaaaaaatgacACATCAATGAAAAAACAGAGATAATTGAGATATAgataatatttgtttaaaaaaaatagagaaaaaataaattactattaaTTAAAGTAATTTTACGGTCGTTCTGAAGTTGACACATCCATATTCAATCacatttcaaaattttagaTATTTATGTTGGTATATATAGTAAAACATAATATTATAATACATCTAAATAGAATTTTTGTGCTTTTtacaacttatatttttataattttcgtaagtcaaaaaatatgatatgattttcgtattttatttatatattataatattttttagtggttcatccaaattatttttctgaTTCCGCAACTAAGTAACTATATTGTTATGTCTATACAATATTTCAGATGCTCAAGTACAACTACAATGTGGAGGAAACATGATCTCTAATGCAACAACTGATAATAATGGAAAATTTTCAATGATGATGGATAATCCTCTACTCTATGATCTTTCATCACTACTCACTAGTTGCAATCTAATGGTTCCTACACCACTCTCTAATTGCAACACTAAACTTCCTTCTGCTGGTGGCCTAATTTCAACTCTCAAATATGTTGGAATCAGTCATATTGGGACTCAGACTCTTACCAATATTGCACCTTCAGGATTTCATTTCATTCCCTTAACttaggttaattaattaatccattATAATTAGaggatattataaaatattataattaaataaatccaTATCCTCctgttttttcttattttctattGTActacttgaaacttaaaattgatgtagtgtgtttttttttttttttgtagcacTTGAGACTATTTATGGTTGAAGACATTATGGTAAAAGTAATAAGAAACCTATATGTGTATATCAAAACTCAACGCGTATTTATTTTTCTGGTTTAATTAAATTGACATTGATCTGGTCATTGTTTTAGTGGCAAGACGAAGAAGATTAAAAACTTCTACTTTATAAAAACGCCACTCAATGTTAATATTTTCGACAATATTCAAATACTAACATATTGTGGATCACTAAGGTCCATCGTAGAATTAACCCTCTTATATGGATTTAATAATGATTATGAGTCTTATGACAAAGCATATGGACTAATCATACTGATTGCAGAAGAGTTATCTCTAATCATTTGAAGCATAATGTTATTTTATGTAATAAACTTAAATCCCTTAAACCCAAATCAAAAGTTTGGAACAAAGTTGTATTTGGTGATATTCATCAAAATGTTAAGTGAGCCATTGAGGTCATGGACTTTATCTAACAAAGGCTTGATAGTAATTATTCGGATGCTTTAGCTTTATAAGAGAGGCAGGCTCAAATTGAGCTTGATAAAGCTTCTTACCAAGATAAAAATTGATGCTTGGGGGTGTTTTTATCAGGCCTATTGGGACATTGTAGTACATGATGTATTTAATATTTGTGCATCAATTTTGGATATCCAAGAGATAATTCAAGTTAACTGGCTTTATCCCACTTTACTTACCATGGATGAAAAGCAACATTGATGGAGCTTCGAGAGGTTCTCTTGGGCTTTCAGCTTGCGGAGGAATTTTTAGAGATCATGATGATCGAAAAAGATTTGTAGTTTTCATGAGTCATTGGAAATTTCAAATGTTTTTCAAGTTGAAATTAAAGGTGTTATGCGTGCTATAGAATTTGTCTATAGTAAAGGATGAAGACATTGTTGGCTCGAATGTGACTCCTCTTTGATTATTTAAGCTTTTAGCAATCTCTCTTTGTGTGGATAAATTGGCTGCTCACGATTTTCAGGTCATTAGTTTGATGTGGTGGGATTTTTTGCCAACGTTCATCTCTGAGGACTTTACGTGCAACAAAAATggtcttccttttttttttttcgtttctGTTGATCCTTTTTTAAGTATTGGTTTCCTGGTGGTTGTTAAAACTGGATTTATTTTTACGTGTCGTTTTGTTGTGCACTCTTTTTTCTATCTAAGTTTTATTCATTTGGGATTTTGCTAATAAGGTTTTTAACAAGGCAAATGTTGTTGGTCATTTGACTTGTATGTTGGATTTTGGCCTAATATCCCAAGTATCTTAATCCTTCTTTTTGGGTGCTGCAAATGATATGCGGTGGTTGCGGATGACAACACAGTTGAGATGTCATTTATATCATGTGATACTTTTACactattattttgtttgttgcttaaaaaaaattcctccaAAAGTAAGTTGATCCCTACTATATATCGGTTTACAATATGTTTTCTCGTCATTTTGTAATTCTATTCATGCATTGGACACTAAATATGATCACCTATTTTAGTCAGAATTTGAATATTGATTCACCATATTGCGAGTGTCGAACCCATTCCACTATACTCAATCTTCATCaatttcttaactttctttataattaaatattattaagaaaataaaaaagtatttacCAAAAATACAAACCTTCGTCTCAaaacattttatctttttttaatattaacgATGGCTTCACAAGTTGAATTTTCTTCTTCCTACCAGAACTTTTCATACACAGTTAGAAATTGAACATCTAACTTTCTATTTAAAAGGCCTAAAATCTGGAAATGGATCATATGCAGTCAAAATTTTAATGCAGTTGATTTATAGCCGTCTGATCACAATCGCACGGTTTAAATAAATTCAGTTAACAAATATAGTTTTAAATCATAACCGTTCGATCTTGATCAGACGACTATAAATGAAATGACTGCACCCAAAAATCGAATACATGGAATCCTGGTCCCTAAAATCTCTACCACTTCGATCAATTTATTGTTGCTTGACTTTGAttttctctattattattaaaccTGTAAGTTGCAGCATTTGCCTATAACTGAAGCAAGCACAAGAGATGTAACTCCTTAACACTCCGCACCATTAGGCCAGCATGTATCATGGGCATACATACATATTCATACAATCAcataaaagaacaaaaatatgcatcatactttttattttaatcagtATCTGCACCATACTTTTAACCACACACACTCATAGAGCTatcattttaatcttttattttttttgcaacattaaaaaattcatcattttaactatttttgttaaatttaaaATCCCTAATCGAGTGATGCTCAGCTTATAAAAGGGACAAGAAGAGTACATATGAAGATTTTCAATAAAGTTTCTAGTTCTATACTTTGGGTTTGGGAATGGAAAAAATGACACTCCTTGGATCCAACTTATACCACTGaccaagacaaaaaaaaaattaataattaaaacagAAACCATTTCAAGTAATTTGCCAGCAAAAACTTGCAGGTTGAGTGTATTGGATTCCCATATAGCAATACTCATATGAGAGATGGATTTGCTGCGGTAGAAAAAGCACGTGGTTGTACACTTTAATCGATCTCAGACAtcaattttacattaaaataatcTTAACCATTGATTGAAATCAGATACCGTAACTGCGGGATATGGATTTAGTAAATTCACAAATATACTGACTGCAGTGCAGTCGGCCACATATAAgccgtccgatcaagatcggacggttcagattttaaaatcagattttataattaaaatctgaCCTTAAAATCTGAGTcatctgatcttgatcagacggtccAAATCtactgactgcatgcagtcaacTTCACAGAATCCAAATTCGTAACTGCGTGTTAATACAATTAACCTATAAAGCAATGAATATAGACATAGACACCAGACACAACACAAACACTGATACATATATCGATAtcgataataattaaataaaaatgacataatttaaaataattataaatatcgGTATCAAATACTAAACATATTCGACATTAAAAAACGCCTAATCCAAAAAATGTCCTTTCTTCATGGAAGTATCAATTAACACTGAACCTGTAAACAAACACAATTAAGAACACAATAAACAAGATCTTTTATTGGTTTGAATATAC from Trifolium pratense cultivar HEN17-A07 linkage group LG5, ARS_RC_1.1, whole genome shotgun sequence encodes:
- the LOC123885811 gene encoding phylloplanin-like, translating into MTMKYFITFYLIVAMAIPQTKAQLGILNDLLGSANIKGTVLCTSKDNVGVNGASTPGFSNAQVQLQCGGNMISNATTDNNGKFSMMMDNPLLYDLSSLLTSCNLMVPTPLSNCNTKLPSAGGLISTLKYVGISHIGTQTLTNIAPSGFHFIPLT